The genome window GGAGCTGACGGCCACGGGCATGGTCATCTGCAGCAGGAAGGCCCCGCCGGCGGCGCCCCAGCCCAGCCCGAAGGCGGTGATCAGCGCCACGCTCACCGCGGTTCCGATCGCCAGCTTGAGCACCGACACCCCGAGGGCGAGGCCCACGTCGCGCGCCGAGAGCCGGGCGATGGCCACGCCGAGGGTGATGAGCATGAGCGGGATGGAGATCTGCCCGAGCAGCGTCAGCGTGTTCATCGCCCAGGCCGGCGGGTCATAGTCGAAGTAGAGCGCGAGGCCGCCGAGCACGGCGCCGTAGACCATCGGCTGGCGCAGCATCTCGCGCGAGCCCTCCCCCGACACCAGCCACACGCCGAGGCTGAAGTTCAGGATGATCATCACCGCGAAGACCACCAGCGCATAGGCGAGCCCGGTCTCGCCATAGGCGAAGAGAATCACCGGCAGGCCGATGTTCCCGGTGTTTCCGAAGATGATCGGCGAGAGCATGGCCCGGATGTCGAGCCCGAAGAGCCGGCACAGGCCGTAGCTCAGCACCGCCACGGCCGCGTAGCCCACCAGCGCCGCCACCGCGAGATCGCGCAGCGCGGCGTGGTCCACCTCCGCGCGCGCGAGCGCGGTGAAGATCAGGCAGGGCATGCCGAGGGTCATCGCCAGGCGCGAGACGAAGGCGAGATCGTAGCCCAGGCGCATCCGCACCCAGACGTATCCGCAGCCGGCAAGAAAGAACACCGGGGCGACGACGCCCAGCACCTTGACGAGTATATCCATGAGGCCCTCCTGCGCCGAGCGCTAGCACTTGCGCGAGAGGATGTCAGCAGGTACGGTCAGACTGTTGTGTCCAGGCCCCGGCAACCCTTGTTGCCGGGGCCATTTCAGTTTAGATGGGAAGCATGTTACGCGCAGCAGCCAAATTCTCGATCGGTCAGGTGGTCCGCCACCGGTTCCACCCCTTCCGCGGGGTGGTCTTTGACGTGGATCCGGTGTTCGACAACACCGAGGAATGGTGGCTGTCGATTCCCGAGCAGCACCGCCCTGACCGGGACCAGCCCTTCTATCACCTTCTCGCGGAAAACGAGACCAGCTACTACGTGGCCTATGTCTCGGAGCAGAACCTGCTGGAGGACGACAGCGGCGAGCCGGTCGACCATCCGGAAGTGACCGAGATGTTCGGCGCCCTCAGCGGCAGCCGCTACGCGGTCGAGGTGCCCCGGCACTGACCCCACGCGCGCCGAGCCGACCCCACACCCCGGCCGGTGACGGCGCGGGGTGTCTTCGTCTGCGCGAGACCCCTGACCGGCCAGCGCCTCGGGGGGCATCGAGCCCCCGCTCGGCGCTCGCCGGCCCTGCGGGACCGGCCCGCGGCGTCACCGGCAGCGCGGGACCGGAGGCGGGCAAGCACATGGCGATGCCGGACACTGCCGCGGTGCGCGCTCGACCTGCCGCAGGTCTGTCACCCGAAGTGCCGAGGAAGACCCGGGCAGGCGCGAGGCGCCCGATGCTCCCTGCGGCGCCACAAGCCTGAGCCCCACCCCGGGGAGAGGAGCAGCGCCCTGCCGACCGTTTCCGGGAGAGCCTGCCGCAGCCGGGCAAGACGTCCGAAAGCCGTGGCACCCTCCCCGATGGCCGCGCCCGCGGGGCGGGGCGGCGCGCCGACGCCCCGCCGGCCCGGTTCAGAAGCCCAGCGCGCAGCCGTCCTTGCGGGGATCGGAGGCGCCGAGGAGGATGCCGCGCGCCCGGTCGATCAGGATCGCCTGCGCGCCGCCCAGCGGGATGCCGGGGATGCCGACGGCATGGCCCATTCCGGTGAGCGTGCCGCGCACAGCGTCGGAATAGCCGCGCTCCAGGCCCAGAACGCCGTCATCGGTGAAACTGCGCGGGCCGTCGATGGCCTGCTGCGGGTGCATGCCGAAATCGACCATGTTGGTCAGCATGCGCACGTGGCCGGCGGGCTGGTAGGCG of Paroceanicella profunda contains these proteins:
- a CDS encoding AEC family transporter, which encodes MDILVKVLGVVAPVFFLAGCGYVWVRMRLGYDLAFVSRLAMTLGMPCLIFTALARAEVDHAALRDLAVAALVGYAAVAVLSYGLCRLFGLDIRAMLSPIIFGNTGNIGLPVILFAYGETGLAYALVVFAVMIILNFSLGVWLVSGEGSREMLRQPMVYGAVLGGLALYFDYDPPAWAMNTLTLLGQISIPLMLITLGVAIARLSARDVGLALGVSVLKLAIGTAVSVALITAFGLGWGAAGGAFLLQMTMPVAVSSYLLAARYNTQPDSVAGMVVVSTLLSVAAIPSMLAFLL
- the hspQ gene encoding heat shock protein HspQ — encoded protein: MLRAAAKFSIGQVVRHRFHPFRGVVFDVDPVFDNTEEWWLSIPEQHRPDRDQPFYHLLAENETSYYVAYVSEQNLLEDDSGEPVDHPEVTEMFGALSGSRYAVEVPRH